In the genome of Cygnus olor isolate bCygOlo1 chromosome Z, bCygOlo1.pri.v2, whole genome shotgun sequence, one region contains:
- the LOC121061859 gene encoding relaxin-3-like, with protein MGAKLRLVCAAAALLLCCTPPGQPGARGALLSAGDGDGYGVKLCGREFIRAVIFTCGGSRWKRLSLLAAEPAPAVDSSQAESNKLLGNFKLQSMLGPELEQVQRSSPFLGWEILKDLYSLNDYNEYEPVAGDFKEFLQQVEEAAQKDRGGKGIANPVGSNSYPWARYPRRKRESLGLAGMCCKWGCTKAEISTICRV; from the exons ATGGGGGCCAAGCTGCGACTCGTGTGCGCCGCGGCGgcgctgctgctgtgctgcaccccGCCGGGGCAGCCCGGAGCCCGGGGCGCGCTGCTGTCGGCGGGCGACGGCGACGGCTACGGGGTGAAGCTGTGCGGCCGGGAGTTCATCCGCGCCGTCATCTTCACCTGCGGCGGGTCCCGCTGGAAGCGGCTCTCCCTGCTGGCCGCGGAGCCGGCGCCCGCCGTCG attCCTCTCAAGCAGAAAGCAACAAACTTCTGGGAAACTTCAAGTTGCAATCAATGTTGGGTCCTGAACTGGAACAGGTGCAGAGAAGCAGCCCATTTCTTGGATGGGAGATACTGAAGGACTTGTATAGTTTAAATGACTATAATGAATATGAGCCTGTGGCAGGTGActtcaaagaatttcttcaaCAGGTGGAAGAAGCTGCTCAGAaggacagaggaggaaaaggaattgCAAATCCTGTGGGATCAAACAGTTATCCTTGGGCCAGATATCCCAGAAGAAAACGTGAATCTCTGGGTCTGGCAGGAATGTGTTGCAAATGGGGCTGTACAAAAGCTGAAATTAGTACTATATGCAGAGTTTAA